One genomic segment of Flavobacteriaceae bacterium includes these proteins:
- a CDS encoding IS3 family transposase has product MKIAPINRKKRRYAIATICNAFELKRDAYYKYQKRFVLKKQIEQNVIMLVKKSRKTLPREGTRKLMKSLHNDFRKQNINIGRDQLFRILKENNLLIRRKKYSSKTTNSYHRFYKYKNIIKDLIINRPNQVWASDITYIRTINGFCYLALITDMYSRKIVGYDISDSLELKGCVRALNKAIYQTKNTEEIIHHSDRGIQYCSNVYTQILKRKKIQISMTQENHCYENAMAERVNGILKDEFFLDQTFTNINHAKKATKNAIKLYNNKRLHLSLDYKTPNYVHKNVA; this is encoded by the coding sequence ATGAAAATAGCACCGATTAATAGAAAAAAAAGAAGGTACGCCATCGCTACTATTTGTAATGCTTTCGAGTTAAAAAGAGATGCTTATTACAAATATCAAAAAAGGTTTGTTCTTAAAAAACAAATAGAACAAAATGTAATAATGCTTGTTAAAAAAAGCAGGAAAACATTACCCAGAGAAGGTACTAGAAAGCTAATGAAATCCTTACATAATGATTTTAGGAAACAGAATATAAATATAGGTAGAGACCAGTTATTTAGAATCTTAAAAGAAAATAATTTGTTAATTAGAAGGAAAAAATATTCTTCTAAAACAACCAACTCTTACCATCGTTTTTATAAATATAAAAATATCATAAAAGACCTGATCATTAATAGACCTAACCAAGTTTGGGCTTCGGATATTACCTATATAAGAACTATAAATGGATTTTGTTATTTAGCACTTATTACTGATATGTATTCAAGAAAAATAGTAGGCTATGATATTAGTGATAGTTTAGAACTTAAAGGCTGTGTTAGAGCTTTAAATAAAGCTATTTATCAAACTAAAAATACCGAAGAAATCATACATCATTCTGATAGAGGAATACAATATTGTAGCAATGTTTATACTCAAATTTTGAAAAGAAAAAAGATACAAATCAGTATGACCCAAGAAAATCATTGCTACGAAAACGCAATGGCCGAAAGAGTTAACGGAATTTTAAAAGATGAATTCTTCCTCGACCAAACATTTACAAATATCAATCACGCCAAAAAAGCAACAAAAAATGCAATCAAATTATATAATAATAAAAGATTACATTTATCTTTAGATTATAAAACACCTAATTACGTGCACAAAAATGTAGCATAA
- a CDS encoding pyridoxal-phosphate dependent enzyme: MKYAKNILETIGNTPLVRLNTVTKEVDALVLAKVETFNPGNSVKDRMALKMIEDAEADGRLQPGGTIIEGTSGNTGMGLALAAIVKGYRCIFVISDKQSQEKMDILRAVGAEVVVCPTNVEPDDPRSYYSVSKRLGKEIPNSWYVNQYDNPSNAVAHYEQTGPEIWEQTEGKITHFVVGVGTGGTVSGTAKYLKEQNPNIKVWGVDTYGSVFKKYHETGIFDENEIYPYITEGIGEDILPENVDFSLIDGFTKVTDKDAAIYTRKIAKEEGIFVGNSAGAAIKGLIQLKKHFTKDDVVVVLFHDHGSRYVGKMFNDDWMRDRGFLEEKMTTAADLIKNHIDKPLITIKTEELVAHAIERMRAYKISQIPVEDTDGLVGSVDESSLLRHYLEDENITTKPIKDIMGAAYPTVSKSTSIASISKLITKDNQAVLVALEENKHHIITKYDIINAI; the protein is encoded by the coding sequence ATGAAATACGCAAAAAACATATTAGAAACCATTGGAAATACGCCTTTGGTAAGGTTAAATACGGTAACTAAAGAGGTAGATGCGCTGGTACTGGCAAAAGTAGAAACCTTTAATCCCGGAAACTCCGTAAAAGACCGAATGGCCTTAAAAATGATTGAAGATGCGGAAGCTGACGGCCGGTTACAACCGGGCGGAACAATTATTGAAGGAACTTCGGGGAATACAGGGATGGGCTTAGCACTGGCAGCCATAGTGAAAGGATACAGGTGCATATTTGTTATTTCGGATAAGCAATCCCAAGAAAAAATGGATATTCTGCGGGCAGTAGGAGCAGAAGTAGTAGTTTGTCCTACGAATGTAGAGCCGGATGATCCGAGATCCTATTATTCGGTTTCTAAGAGATTGGGAAAAGAAATTCCCAATTCCTGGTATGTAAATCAATATGACAATCCTTCAAATGCTGTAGCTCATTATGAGCAAACAGGGCCTGAAATATGGGAACAAACCGAAGGAAAAATCACACATTTTGTTGTGGGAGTCGGAACAGGAGGAACCGTTTCCGGAACTGCCAAATATCTAAAAGAGCAAAATCCGAATATCAAAGTTTGGGGAGTAGACACCTATGGTTCAGTGTTTAAAAAATATCACGAAACCGGTATTTTTGACGAGAATGAAATCTATCCGTATATCACGGAAGGGATAGGCGAAGATATTTTACCGGAAAATGTAGATTTTAGCCTGATTGACGGTTTTACAAAAGTTACAGATAAAGATGCTGCCATATATACGAGAAAAATTGCAAAGGAAGAAGGTATTTTTGTCGGAAACTCTGCAGGTGCTGCCATAAAAGGATTGATTCAGTTAAAAAAACATTTTACAAAAGATGATGTAGTAGTAGTACTGTTTCACGATCATGGAAGTAGATATGTAGGAAAAATGTTTAATGACGACTGGATGCGTGATAGAGGTTTTCTGGAAGAAAAAATGACTACCGCAGCGGATTTAATTAAAAACCATATAGATAAACCCTTGATCACCATAAAAACAGAGGAGTTAGTTGCTCATGCAATTGAACGGATGAGAGCATATAAAATATCTCAAATCCCTGTTGAAGATACCGATGGTTTGGTAGGGTCCGTAGACGAGTCGTCTTTATTAAGACATTACTTGGAAGATGAAAATATAACTACCAAACCTATTAAGGATATCATGGGAGCAGCATATCCCACTGTATCTAAATCTACCTCTATAGCAAGTATTTCCAAATTAATTACTAAGGATAATCAGGCGGTTCTGGTAGCTCTTGAAGAGAATAAACATCATATTATTACGAAGTACGATATTATTAATGCCATATAA
- the rsmG gene encoding 16S rRNA (guanine(527)-N(7))-methyltransferase RsmG → MEIITKYFRALTGIQIEQFLKLQELYKDWNLKINVVSRKDIDELYIRHVLHSLGVAKIITFLPDAKILDVGTGGGFPGIPLAILFPKTHFHLVDSIGKKIKVVNEVVTGLGLQNVKTTHGRVEEVADTYDFIVSRAVAQMETFVRWTKNKIHKKQRHNLKNGILYLKGGDLSEELRDFPKATIYELSDYFSEDFFKTKKVVHIL, encoded by the coding sequence ATGGAAATTATAACAAAATACTTTAGAGCCCTTACCGGTATTCAAATCGAACAGTTTTTGAAATTACAAGAGTTGTATAAAGATTGGAACCTGAAGATTAATGTAGTCTCCAGGAAAGATATAGATGAATTATACATACGTCATGTATTGCACTCTTTAGGTGTCGCTAAAATCATAACATTTTTGCCGGATGCTAAAATATTGGATGTGGGTACCGGAGGTGGATTCCCCGGGATTCCCCTGGCTATTTTATTTCCGAAAACTCACTTCCATTTGGTAGACAGTATTGGTAAAAAAATCAAAGTTGTAAATGAAGTTGTCACAGGGCTGGGATTACAAAATGTAAAAACAACACATGGAAGAGTGGAAGAGGTAGCAGATACCTACGATTTTATTGTTAGCAGAGCCGTAGCACAAATGGAAACATTTGTTCGATGGACTAAAAACAAAATACATAAAAAACAACGCCATAACCTTAAAAATGGGATATTATATTTAAAAGGAGGCGATCTGTCAGAAGAATTACGAGATTTTCCCAAAGCGACCATTTATGAACTTTCTGACTATTTTTCGGAAGATTTCTTTAAAACTAAAAAAGTAGTACATATCCTTTAA
- a CDS encoding aminotransferase class I/II-fold pyridoxal phosphate-dependent enzyme: MAAKARELRAAGKDIISLSLGEPDFNTPDFIKDAAIEAINQNYNSYTPVDGYLELKEAICVKFKRDNDLVYTPGQVVVSTGAKQSIANVAQVLLNPGDEVLLPAPYWVSYAAIATLCEAKYVEVPSSIATDFKITPEQLENAITPKTKMVFFNSPNNPSGTIYSESEYRALAEVLEKHPQIYILSDEIYEHINYGTKPFSFANIESMYDRTITVNGLAKAFAMTGWRIGYIGAPQWIAKACNKMQGQITSGANCIAQRAAITAVLAPVSNIQYMVDEFKSRRDMVLDLLSQIDGFTLNVPEGAFYIFPDVSDFFGKTLNGVAIRNATDFSLYVLEKANVATVTGDAFGAPDCIRLSYAASVENLQKAIASIKKVVNDTDTV, translated from the coding sequence ATGGCTGCAAAGGCAAGAGAGCTAAGGGCAGCAGGAAAAGATATTATTAGTTTGAGTTTGGGCGAACCTGATTTTAATACTCCGGATTTCATAAAAGATGCTGCCATTGAGGCTATCAACCAGAACTATAATTCGTATACTCCGGTAGATGGTTATTTGGAATTGAAAGAGGCTATTTGTGTGAAATTTAAGAGAGATAATGATTTAGTATATACGCCCGGGCAAGTAGTAGTTTCCACAGGAGCTAAGCAATCTATTGCAAATGTGGCTCAGGTATTGTTAAATCCCGGAGATGAAGTGTTATTGCCTGCTCCTTATTGGGTAAGCTATGCTGCCATTGCTACTTTGTGTGAGGCCAAATATGTAGAGGTTCCGTCTTCTATCGCTACTGATTTTAAAATTACTCCCGAGCAGTTAGAAAATGCGATTACGCCAAAAACAAAGATGGTTTTCTTTAACTCTCCCAATAATCCTAGCGGAACGATCTATTCCGAAAGTGAATACCGTGCTCTGGCCGAAGTTTTAGAGAAGCATCCTCAAATTTATATCCTTTCCGATGAGATTTACGAGCATATCAATTATGGCACAAAACCTTTTAGCTTTGCCAATATTGAAAGTATGTATGATCGTACCATTACTGTAAATGGATTGGCTAAAGCTTTTGCTATGACCGGATGGCGAATCGGGTATATCGGTGCTCCGCAATGGATTGCCAAAGCGTGTAATAAAATGCAAGGTCAAATCACATCGGGAGCAAACTGTATTGCACAGAGAGCTGCCATTACTGCTGTTCTGGCGCCGGTTTCCAATATACAGTACATGGTAGATGAATTTAAATCTCGCCGGGACATGGTACTGGATTTATTAAGTCAAATTGACGGGTTTACGCTCAATGTTCCCGAAGGAGCTTTTTATATTTTTCCGGATGTTTCTGATTTCTTTGGTAAAACACTAAACGGAGTAGCCATCCGTAATGCTACCGATTTTTCTTTATATGTATTAGAAAAAGCCAATGTAGCAACCGTTACCGGGGATGCTTTTGGAGCTCCTGATTGTATCCGGTTGTCTTACGCTGCCTCCGTAGAAAATTTACAGAAGGCCATTGCTAGTATTAAAAAAGTGGTGAATGATACCGATACCGTTTAA
- the ftsZ gene encoding cell division protein FtsZ: MSAEFDNILFDMPKSQSNSIKVIGVGGGGSNAVNYMFEQHIRGVDFVICNTDAQALENSPIPNKIQLGANLTAGLGAGANPEVGEQAAKESIIEVQQMLNTQTKMVFITAGMGGGTGTGAAPIIAKIAKDMDILTVGIVTMPFQFEGRMRSKQAQLGIDSLRTNVDSLIVINNNKLREVYGNLGFKAGFSKADEVLSTAARGIAEVITHHYKQNIDLHDAKTVLSNSGTAIMGSAKESGVNRAKNAITKALDSPLLNDNKITGAKNVLLLIVSGSDEVTLDEIGEINDFIQAEAGYDTNIIMGIGEDEALEEAISITVVATGFAADQQSNIANVEAKKIIHTLEEDQKATYDFSEKTVLKSTAIDEPICTPSEKIVHVLEGEIEEEKAAIIPASKLIKNMDVVYEEISVEQVPEDDFIITEMPVNMEDTTSDISETITKEPQPLQTDLVFDFPVHADEKIKPVEAAHTDTTDTILNMEVNDPVEITTEEKRYVLEDFDATPTITKSSTLFEKDEMVEKELQFELKTTKPPIEIETESESVSPLSLTISELQDRAEERRQKMKGFNYKFTDKVNKSIDEIERQPAYKRLGVNLDGTNIAISKSKTAMQKDDDTIQLKSNNSFLHDNVD, from the coding sequence ATGAGTGCAGAATTTGATAACATTTTATTTGACATGCCAAAATCACAATCTAACAGCATTAAGGTAATTGGCGTTGGCGGCGGAGGCAGCAATGCCGTAAATTACATGTTTGAGCAACATATCAGGGGGGTAGATTTTGTCATCTGTAATACGGATGCACAGGCCCTGGAGAATAGCCCTATTCCTAATAAAATTCAATTAGGAGCCAATCTAACCGCCGGATTAGGAGCAGGAGCCAATCCCGAAGTAGGAGAACAAGCAGCTAAAGAAAGCATTATAGAAGTTCAGCAAATGTTGAATACCCAGACCAAAATGGTATTCATTACGGCAGGAATGGGAGGCGGTACGGGAACCGGAGCCGCTCCTATTATTGCAAAGATTGCCAAGGATATGGATATTTTAACAGTGGGAATTGTTACGATGCCATTTCAGTTTGAAGGAAGAATGCGCTCAAAACAAGCCCAATTAGGAATCGATTCACTCCGTACAAACGTGGATTCCCTAATAGTAATTAATAATAATAAGCTAAGAGAAGTCTATGGAAATTTAGGTTTTAAAGCAGGTTTCTCTAAGGCAGATGAAGTATTATCTACGGCTGCCAGAGGGATTGCTGAAGTAATCACGCATCATTATAAACAAAATATTGACTTGCACGATGCAAAAACAGTGCTGTCTAACAGTGGAACCGCTATTATGGGATCTGCTAAAGAATCCGGTGTTAACAGGGCTAAAAATGCTATTACAAAAGCATTGGACTCCCCATTATTAAACGATAATAAGATCACAGGGGCTAAAAATGTATTACTATTAATAGTATCCGGATCAGATGAGGTAACGCTGGATGAAATAGGAGAAATCAATGATTTTATTCAGGCAGAAGCAGGTTATGATACTAATATCATTATGGGTATCGGAGAAGATGAAGCATTGGAAGAAGCTATTTCCATTACGGTAGTTGCTACGGGTTTTGCAGCCGACCAGCAAAGTAATATTGCTAATGTTGAAGCAAAAAAAATCATTCATACATTAGAGGAAGACCAAAAGGCAACATACGATTTTTCTGAAAAAACGGTACTAAAAAGCACTGCTATAGATGAACCCATATGTACACCGTCAGAAAAAATTGTACATGTATTGGAAGGTGAAATTGAAGAAGAAAAAGCAGCTATTATTCCTGCTTCTAAGCTGATTAAAAATATGGATGTGGTTTATGAAGAAATTTCTGTGGAACAAGTTCCCGAAGATGATTTCATTATTACAGAAATGCCTGTAAATATGGAAGATACAACTTCGGATATATCTGAAACCATTACAAAAGAACCACAACCATTACAGACAGATTTAGTATTTGACTTTCCGGTACATGCTGATGAAAAGATAAAACCGGTAGAGGCAGCACATACTGATACAACCGATACCATCTTAAATATGGAAGTCAATGACCCCGTTGAAATTACAACAGAAGAAAAAAGATATGTATTGGAAGATTTTGACGCTACTCCAACTATTACTAAAAGTTCAACTCTTTTTGAAAAAGATGAAATGGTTGAAAAAGAATTACAGTTTGAACTAAAAACCACCAAACCTCCAATTGAAATAGAAACAGAAAGTGAGAGCGTCTCTCCTTTGAGCCTGACGATTTCGGAATTACAGGACAGGGCTGAAGAACGCCGACAAAAAATGAAAGGATTTAATTATAAGTTTACCGATAAAGTAAATAAAAGCATTGATGAAATTGAGCGTCAGCCGGCATATAAAAGATTAGGAGTAAATCTGGACGGAACAAATATAGCAATTAGTAAATCCAAAACAGCTATGCAGAAAGACGATGACACTATTCAATTGAAATCTAACAATTCGTTCTTACATGACAATGTAGATTAA
- the ftsA gene encoding cell division protein FtsA — protein MENNKIAVGLDIGTTKIVAMIGKKNEYGKLEISGIGKAKSLGVKRGVVSNITQTIQSIQQAVEESESISGHKVENVVVGIAGQHIRSLHHSDYITRANADEVIDENDIDNLVNQVHKLVMLPGEEIIHVLPQEYKVDNQADIKEPIGMYGGRLEANFHVVVGEVSSIRNIGRCVKSAGLELSDITLEPLASAAAVLSQEEKEAGVALIDIGGGTTDLAIFKDGIIRHTAVIPFGGNVITEDIKEGCSIIEKQAELLKIKFGSAWPGENKETEIVSIPGLRGREPKEITLKNLSKIIHARVQEIIEHVYLEIKNYGHETTKGKLIAGIVLTGGGSQLKHLRQLVEYITGMDARIGYPNEHLAGESDEMLSSPSYATAVGLLMEGLEKTPDEDQEMIVSEGAVNTEEVAVEEKPKTKKKSFFEKFADGLKDFLDNAE, from the coding sequence ATGGAAAACAACAAAATAGCTGTTGGTTTGGATATTGGAACTACTAAAATTGTTGCCATGATTGGTAAAAAAAATGAATATGGAAAATTAGAGATTTCAGGTATTGGAAAAGCGAAGAGCTTAGGAGTAAAAAGAGGCGTTGTCAGTAATATTACACAAACGATTCAGTCCATACAGCAGGCTGTAGAAGAATCCGAAAGTATTTCCGGACATAAAGTAGAAAATGTGGTAGTAGGCATAGCAGGCCAGCATATCAGGAGCTTGCACCATAGCGATTATATTACAAGGGCTAACGCAGATGAAGTTATTGATGAAAATGATATTGACAATCTTGTAAATCAGGTACACAAACTGGTAATGCTACCCGGAGAAGAGATCATTCATGTACTCCCGCAAGAATATAAAGTAGACAACCAGGCAGATATTAAAGAACCCATTGGAATGTACGGAGGTAGGCTGGAAGCTAATTTCCATGTAGTGGTAGGGGAGGTATCGTCCATTAGAAACATAGGACGCTGTGTAAAGAGTGCAGGATTGGAATTATCTGATATTACCCTGGAACCATTAGCATCGGCAGCGGCAGTATTAAGTCAGGAAGAAAAGGAAGCAGGAGTTGCCTTGATTGACATAGGCGGAGGGACTACGGATTTGGCCATTTTTAAAGATGGTATTATCCGTCATACGGCAGTCATACCGTTTGGAGGAAACGTTATTACGGAAGATATTAAAGAAGGATGCTCCATCATAGAAAAACAAGCTGAGTTGTTGAAAATTAAATTTGGCTCTGCATGGCCGGGAGAGAATAAAGAAACCGAAATTGTCTCTATTCCCGGATTAAGAGGAAGGGAACCAAAAGAAATTACACTAAAAAACTTATCTAAAATAATACATGCAAGAGTACAGGAGATCATAGAACATGTTTATCTGGAAATTAAGAATTACGGGCATGAAACCACCAAGGGGAAACTCATTGCCGGAATTGTGTTAACAGGCGGGGGATCTCAGTTAAAACATCTACGCCAGTTAGTAGAATACATTACCGGAATGGATGCCAGAATAGGGTATCCCAATGAGCATTTGGCCGGCGAATCCGATGAAATGTTATCTAGTCCGTCCTATGCCACAGCAGTAGGGCTCTTAATGGAAGGCTTGGAAAAAACACCGGATGAAGATCAGGAAATGATCGTTTCCGAAGGAGCCGTAAATACTGAAGAAGTTGCAGTAGAAGAAAAACCAAAAACGAAGAAAAAATCATTTTTTGAAAAGTTTGCAGACGGACTTAAAGATTTTTTAGACAACGCAGAATAA
- a CDS encoding cell division protein FtsQ, which yields MKLKKMLKYILLFDLIIALGLLYGFTKHKNYSKKIHKIHISFKEEGNYFLTDTMVNKLLIQNKLHVKNQAKSMIDLYQLEETVLANPFIEKAVVFLSARNVLNVQIKQREAIARVMNANKPYYIDKQGVKLPVSLHYSARVPVVFGVKTPADLEEVYRFLKEINKDDFLKNEVVGIHKTNKKEFEIRVRSGDYIIVFGKCERLKQKFFNLKAFYSKAFLEDKMKTYKTINLTYHNQVVCTK from the coding sequence ATGAAGCTAAAGAAGATGTTGAAATACATACTGTTATTTGATTTGATTATCGCTCTGGGATTACTATACGGTTTTACAAAACATAAGAATTACAGTAAAAAAATTCATAAAATTCATATTTCTTTTAAAGAAGAAGGAAACTATTTTTTAACAGATACTATGGTTAATAAATTGTTAATACAAAATAAACTTCATGTTAAAAACCAAGCAAAATCTATGATAGATTTGTATCAGTTAGAAGAGACGGTTCTGGCAAACCCTTTTATAGAAAAAGCAGTGGTTTTTTTATCGGCTCGAAATGTTTTAAATGTACAGATAAAACAGAGAGAGGCGATAGCAAGGGTGATGAATGCCAATAAACCTTATTATATTGATAAACAAGGTGTAAAACTTCCTGTTTCATTACATTACTCTGCCAGAGTGCCTGTAGTTTTTGGTGTAAAAACACCCGCAGATTTAGAAGAAGTGTACCGGTTTTTAAAAGAAATTAATAAAGATGATTTTCTAAAAAATGAAGTGGTAGGAATTCATAAAACAAACAAAAAAGAATTTGAAATTCGAGTACGTAGCGGAGATTATATAATTGTTTTTGGTAAATGTGAGCGGTTGAAGCAAAAATTTTTCAATTTAAAAGCGTTTTATAGCAAAGCATTTTTAGAAGATAAAATGAAAACATATAAAACCATAAATTTAACATATCACAATCAGGTGGTGTGCACAAAATAA
- a CDS encoding UDP-N-acetylmuramate--L-alanine ligase, whose protein sequence is MNFKKIQHIYFIGIGGIGMSSLVRYFALNGKNIAGYDKTPSTITEELTSLGIDIHFEDAIHRIPASFLNKKETLVVYTPAIPENHTEYNYFVGEGFTVLKRAEILGEITKKTYCLAVAGTHGKTTTSAILGHIMHAENATSFLGGIAENYRSNLIAGGDKISVVEADEFDRSFLQLSPDIACITSIDADHLDIYEGHDALKQSFKEFANKVTKQLVIAKQLEDMDSLTYAIEAKADYVALNVTTKNGAYQFDIQTPNTTIKNVTFQLPGRHNIMNALAAVAMADVYGISVDIIKRRLASFKGVQRRFSYKIKTDDLVLIDDYAHHPTEITAVESAVREMYPEDKILAVFQPHLFSRTRDFGADFAASLSLFDELLLLDIYPAREKPIEGITSGWLLDKVTLRDKKLTTKTAIVKDISDAQAKIILMLGAGDISTLVEKVKNQLSKTILL, encoded by the coding sequence ATGAATTTTAAAAAGATACAACATATTTATTTCATAGGAATCGGAGGAATAGGAATGAGTTCTTTGGTCAGATATTTTGCTTTAAATGGAAAAAATATAGCAGGCTATGATAAAACTCCTTCTACTATTACCGAGGAGTTAACATCTTTGGGAATTGACATTCATTTTGAAGATGCTATACATCGCATTCCGGCTTCATTTCTGAATAAAAAAGAAACGTTGGTCGTATATACACCGGCAATCCCTGAAAATCATACGGAATATAATTATTTTGTCGGCGAAGGATTTACCGTTTTAAAAAGAGCAGAAATACTAGGAGAAATCACCAAAAAAACATACTGTTTGGCAGTTGCCGGAACACATGGTAAAACAACGACATCAGCCATTTTAGGACATATCATGCATGCTGAAAATGCCACTTCTTTTTTAGGTGGGATTGCAGAAAACTACCGGTCAAATTTAATTGCGGGAGGAGATAAAATATCAGTGGTGGAAGCGGATGAGTTCGATAGATCTTTTTTGCAGCTCTCTCCGGATATAGCCTGCATAACCTCTATAGATGCCGACCATTTGGATATTTATGAAGGGCACGATGCTTTAAAACAATCTTTTAAAGAATTTGCAAATAAGGTTACCAAACAACTCGTCATTGCAAAACAACTGGAAGATATGGATAGTTTGACATATGCCATAGAAGCAAAGGCAGACTACGTGGCATTAAATGTAACTACTAAGAACGGTGCATATCAATTTGATATACAAACACCGAATACAACAATTAAGAACGTGACATTTCAACTTCCGGGAAGGCACAATATCATGAATGCGCTTGCTGCAGTTGCAATGGCAGATGTATATGGAATTTCCGTCGACATTATCAAAAGAAGATTAGCATCTTTTAAGGGAGTGCAAAGGCGATTTTCATACAAAATAAAAACAGATGATTTGGTGTTAATAGATGATTATGCACATCATCCTACAGAGATAACAGCAGTGGAAAGTGCAGTTAGAGAAATGTATCCGGAAGATAAAATTTTAGCAGTTTTTCAACCGCATTTGTTTAGCAGAACGCGAGATTTTGGAGCTGATTTTGCAGCGAGTTTATCGTTGTTTGACGAACTCTTGCTATTGGATATTTATCCGGCAAGGGAAAAGCCGATTGAAGGTATTACATCCGGCTGGTTATTAGATAAAGTTACACTTCGTGATAAAAAGTTAACAACAAAAACTGCTATCGTAAAAGACATTTCCGATGCTCAGGCAAAAATAATACTCATGCTGGGAGCAGGAGATATTAGCACACTGGTGGAAAAAGTAAAAAACCAACTTTCCAAAACCATACTGTTATGA
- the murG gene encoding undecaprenyldiphospho-muramoylpentapeptide beta-N-acetylglucosaminyltransferase gives MKPLMKILISGGGTGGHIYPALAIANELKDRYPDVAVLFVGAKGKMEMEKVPEAGYEIKGLWIDGWQRRLTLKNIGFPFKLIYSLFKANNIINQFKPDIVIGTGGYASAPALMMAVRKRIPTLLQEQNSYPGIVNKILSKRAQKICVAYDHLERFFPAAKIIKTGNPVRAGLLKVYKEKKRKEANTFFNVKKKKITLLVLGGSLGAGRINQLMDKNLSLFKELNIQLIWQCGKLYFEAYKKHSEWENVQVHSFLDRMDLAYAAADIIISRAGAISVSEFCIVGKPVIFIPSPNVAEDHQTKNAKAISDKHAAILLKESELDTFPIVFETLLKDKGKQENLSENITALALPDATYKIVNEVEKLINRQ, from the coding sequence ATGAAACCATTGATGAAAATACTCATAAGCGGAGGAGGTACGGGAGGGCATATTTACCCGGCATTGGCCATTGCCAATGAATTAAAAGACAGATATCCGGATGTCGCTGTTCTTTTTGTGGGCGCAAAAGGTAAAATGGAAATGGAAAAAGTACCCGAAGCAGGATATGAAATAAAAGGACTTTGGATAGATGGATGGCAGCGAAGATTAACGCTAAAAAATATAGGATTTCCGTTTAAACTTATCTACAGTTTGTTTAAAGCAAATAATATCATCAATCAATTTAAACCGGATATCGTCATTGGCACAGGAGGATATGCAAGTGCTCCTGCACTGATGATGGCGGTAAGAAAAAGAATTCCGACTTTACTGCAAGAACAGAACTCTTATCCCGGAATAGTCAATAAAATTCTAAGTAAAAGAGCACAAAAAATTTGTGTGGCGTATGACCATCTGGAACGGTTTTTCCCTGCAGCCAAAATTATTAAAACAGGCAACCCTGTTAGAGCGGGGCTATTAAAGGTATATAAAGAAAAGAAAAGAAAAGAAGCGAACACCTTTTTTAATGTCAAAAAAAAGAAAATAACCTTGTTAGTATTGGGAGGAAGTTTAGGTGCCGGAAGAATAAATCAGTTAATGGATAAAAACCTGTCCTTGTTTAAAGAATTAAACATACAATTGATTTGGCAATGCGGGAAGCTGTATTTTGAAGCATATAAAAAACACAGCGAATGGGAAAACGTACAAGTACATTCTTTTTTAGATCGGATGGATTTGGCTTATGCTGCAGCAGATATTATAATCTCCAGGGCAGGCGCTATTTCGGTTTCGGAATTTTGTATTGTCGGGAAACCGGTCATATTTATTCCATCACCTAATGTAGCAGAAGATCATCAGACAAAAAATGCCAAAGCCATTTCAGACAAGCATGCGGCTATTTTGTTAAAAGAAAGTGAATTAGATACCTTTCCTATTGTTTTTGAAACCTTATTAAAAGATAAAGGAAAACAGGAAAATTTAAGCGAAAATATAACTGCATTGGCCTTGCCGGATGCAACATATAAAATTGTAAACGAAGTTGAAAAATTAATAAACAGGCAATGA